aaaaacaacaaacatttttcaaaagaaaataaaaaagaaaaaaaagccacAACTTAAAACCACCTGCAACTCCAACATCCTAATAACTGGGATGCTACCAGACATTGCAAAACTCCATAGCCATAAACCAAGAACATAGGACATCAACTAACGCTCTTCGTATACCATCCAATCTAACCTACTACAACTTCTTCCTCCTTACGCAGAGAATGATCATCACATCATCGGGGTTCCACAGCAACTACTTTCAACTGCAAAACCGTCATTTCACTCGAACTgtaaaatgacaaaaataattataagaaaaTAAGAAGGTTAGTGATGTACTCTCAGGCCATTGAAATTTAAAGTAATGGAAGAAGAATTAGAAAAAAGTGAAAAGAgagaataattaattaaaagaaccACCACAGAGTACTGAGTACCAATTACAATatatatagcaaaagggaaaataaattacTAACTAATAGTGCTATAATTATGTCTAACAAACTAACCAACTTTGACAGCTATACAAAAAACAAACTCTATTATGTTACATCCCCCGCAAGCTGGTATTACGTGGTTTGTGCAAATCAAGTAATCCCAGCTTGGAAAGCAAATGAGAGAATGGTCCTGGAGGAAGGGATTTAGTGAATAGATCAGCCGGTTGTTCACTGGAGACAACGTGCCTAAGATTAGAAACCCCTTCTTtgaacttgtttgactttctcctgGATGAAGAAAATAAGGGCTAATCGGatcagaaattgcagaagaagaactaGATCTGCCAAGATGTGCCTAGAACTGAGAGAATTGACGCATGAAAGCGGTGAAATTCTCAAAATCCACAGCGGAATTTGATGAAGGGCTTGCATTCGGATTAGCTAAATTATCTGCCATTGTTGGATCTTCTCGCTCTGATACCATGTAAAATGATACCAAGCTTAAAATTCAAGtgaattacaaaaataattataagaaaaTAAGAAGGTTGGTGATGTACTCTCAGGTCATTGAAATTTAAAGTAATGGAAGAAGAATTAGAAAGAAGTGAAAAGAgagaataattaattaaaagaaccACCACAGAGTACTGAGTACCAATTACAATATATAtagcaaaaggaaaaataaattactaaCTAATAGTGCTATAATTATGTCTAACAAACTAACCAACTTGACAGCTATACAAAAAACAAACTCTATTATGTTACACGAACGCTAATTATGTATTGTTCTTCTTCCTCCACTACATACAGATTGAATCTCCGGAGGTTAACTTGGGATCTAGTTATTATCGGCAGGCAGGACAACCACCCATTTTCGGGAGTAGATCCTCtctaatgaaaaaaataattggAAGGTGTCAAattgtgattttttattttttattattcttttttatatttatttttgatccCACTTATAAAGTTAATGATGAGAGATTACACTTCACTTTTTcaaaatgttaaaaaaattagaaagaatccATTTCTCcccaaaaattaattcatcctaCTAACAATCATACCCCTAATACATCATGATTTTTCCACAAAATCCCTGCGGGAAAGGAAACACAAGTTACCACGTTTACTATGTTAGTCAAACATTAATGATACACTCTCACAATCCAGATGTCATTATCCTATTGCGTAGTCAACACGTAGCCATTTGTAGTATAGCCACTCTCACAATCCAGGTGTCATCATCCTATTGCGTGGTCAACACGTAGCCATTTGTAGTATAGCCACCAGAGACGCAACCTACTTATAAACATGTTTTAATGTTTAAAAGACTAACAAAgggaaatcaaatctttccttgtATTAAAGTTCTACAAGTTGGCAAAGGATTCCTTAAtctcataataaaaaatattttttaagtttttcaataattaaaTGATCCTAtaataaaacatattttttaagtttttcaatAACTACTAAATAGtccgtttctaattttaattacaaattaactctatatattttatttaattataaaaattattttttattttataaattattattttatcattcatctattatgtttattaataataaaaaataaaaataataacaaattagatcttccattgatcgtaataaTTTTTTAGCAATTTAATCGTTTAAAAGTTTATCTTTAATCCATTACATCCGTCGAAAATTTTGAAATCGTGTTTCttagaaaatcaatcgattggattaacaAAACAATCGTTGAATTTCAAGTttccataactcaatcgattggacttTAGGTtaccacaaaacaatcgattgaatattGCAAGGCAGTATGGTTTTcgcaaaaatcaatcgattggtcatattacccaatcgattgaacgatgactaGAATGttgattttttataattcaatcgattgtttatattacccaatcgattgaaggcCGCTATTAAAATGATATATGAAGGTTTAattgtaaaccccggttaaattagtagataattagtcaataaattaatttttaataaggaaTATTAGAAAcacgaatattatatcaaattaggatagagctcatcgaacgagaattttgacactaatttcgaagaaatcgatccaagattggaccgaacgggccgaactggttgaaccgggcccaaaccgGGCTGTGGGCCCAATTAGTCCAACAATTAAAAAGAGCCACGGGCTCTTGTTTCTCTTCATTTCCCTCAACGACGCTCCTCccagggaagagaagaagagagattcGTTTACGGTGAATTCTATTTCCCGTAACTTTCCCGTttgagctccaatcgccgcaccgtttgcggccacgcgttcaccgcgttgagctctacatttctaccggaacaatttcataggtaacttgcTATTTCACTTCAGCCTTTTATTTCCCCAATTTTCGAGTTTGttaaatttctttgatttttgatgttttaggatccaattagcttgagagaaacgttcactcttgcttatgtgaagcttgggtaaggtgagggtacgataattctattttattttcattgaatttgagctttgagtattaaattggatgtatatgtgttatgaatgtgtattaggttgtgaataaataattagagtttgaaattgtgaatactggaacttggaggaagtggattagttgagttttgaggggctgtcttggttttgaataaatagctttggtcgttacctgaaaattggctaaggtatggtttaggtttcttgcatttaatatataatattctgtgaaaacttaggctagatgaccattggataagttggaatgcaggtgtatgtttaatgtttagtaatttgtcgatgaatatatttggttaaagtttattggataattagtttttaattttggatggtgaatgttgttatgttaatttggagagaattatggttgaatgttattgttgatgaacatggttggtgtagggtgttacattaatcgattggtatgataatacaatcgattgaattttgtcCGTGACTAATGGTATAttccaattcaatcgattggtatgatcattcaatcgattgaaatgtgacgtaaataaatttttttctacaTTTAATCGATTTGTAggataatccaatcgattgaattttgaatCGCGCCGTTCTCAATTTTCATATCgtttttataaattttgaatcGCGCTGTGACTAATGGTTTATAAATCGATTAAGTTATGGAAAATCTGAAATTCAATCGATAGTTTTGTTAATCCAATCAATTGATTTTTTAAGAAACACGATTTCAAAATTCTCGACGGATGTAATGGATCAAAGATAAACTTTTAATCGATTGAAATTGCCAAAAAATTATTACGATCAATGAAaaatctaattcgttattgtttttgttttttattattaataaacataatgaatgaataataaaataataatttataaaataaaaaataatttttataattaaataaatatatagggttaatttataattaaaattagaaacgaaCTTTTTAATCATTATTGAAAAacttaaaatacatattttgttATGATACCATTTAATAGTCCAAAACATTTTAGAACCATCGAATCCGGTTCCTACAAGTTGTACATCACAAAAATAATGCAAAACAAGAAAGATCTATGGTTTTGGTCCATTCTATTCTCATTTATATTAAGAAACTCTACTTCACTGGACAATATAACTCCTGTTCAATCCATCACTGATGGAGAGACATTAATTTCGAGTGGAGGAACCTTTGAACTTGGCTTCTACAGCCCTGGAAATTCAAAGGGCCGATACTTGGGAATCTGGTACCATAACATATCCCCTCAGGTAGTGGTCTGGGTGGCTAATAGAGAAAAACCGCTCAACAACACCTCCGGAGTTCTAAAACTCACCGGCGAAGGACTTGTTGTCCTTATTAATGGCAGCACCAACAGCAGCGTTGTATGGTCCTCCAACATGTCAAGCAAAGCAGGAGAAAAACGGAATCCGATTGCACAGCTCTTGGAATCTGGAAATCTTGTTGTCAAAGATGGTGACCACTTTCTGTGGCAGAGCTTTGATTATCCTTGTGATACATTCGTGCCCGGAATGAAGGTGGGATGGGATCTTGGGACAAGTCTAGAGAGGACTCTATCATCTTCAAAAAGTACAGATGATCCCGGCCGCGGAGACTACACAGTTAGAATAGACCTTCGAGGCGATCCGCAAATAGTTCTAATGCATGGAAATGCCACAACAATTAGAGTAGGGCCATGGAATGGGCTAattttttctggagctacacttTATTTGCGCTATAACCAATTCTCATCTCAATTTGTTTTCAATGAAAAAGAGGTGTTTGCTAGGTTCAGACCAGAAAATACATCCAAATATATTAGAGGTGTAGTGTACCCTTGGGGAGGTGTTCAGGTTTTGCATTGGTCAATACAAACCAGAGGCTGGGAGACCCTTATTTCTATACCAGAAGCCGAATGTGACAAGTATGCTATTTGTGGTGCAAATTCTATTTGCAGTACTACTCCTACTCCTGTCTGTTCATGCCTTGAAGGATTTGCACCAAAATATCCTGGAAAATGGAAGGAATCTGATTGGTCTGATGGTTGTGTTAGGATCACTCCTTTAAGTTGCAGCAGAGATGGATTCAAGAAGGTCACCGGCATAGTGTTGCCGGACACGTCTGCTTCTTGGTATAACAGGACCATGAACCTGCTGGAATGCAAGGAATTCTGTCTGAAAAATTGTTCTTATACGGCATATTCCGATTTGGATATCCGTGATGGAGGAAGCGGTTGCTTGATCTGGTTTCATGATCTTGTTGACAATAGACAAGGGTCACATGACTTCTATATTCGAATAGGTACGCTTTTCTTTGATAGATAGCCTTGTGTGTTTGTGTTTCATTAGAATTTTCGAGAACATGTTTTAATTATGTGATGTACTATTGTGAATTAACAGGGGTGACCCAAAATTGTTTGTACCGTATTGGAAGATGATGAGTGACAAGTGCAGCGTGGTGATTGAAGGGTGGAAGTTCATGAGCCATGAGAGTGACGCCAGCAATGTGTGCCAATACATGTTACCGGAACTGGGAGACGCCATTAAAAGGATACACAGTTTGGTTCATAACGCTGCCATTCAAGATAAGCACATCATCGTGGGAACCGGTTCCACCCAGCTTTTCCATGCTGCATGGTTTGCCCTCTCCTCTTCGGATTCCGTTCGCCCCATTAACATCGTTAGTGCTGCTCCCTTCTATTCGGTGAGCTCTTGTTCACTAATAATCTCTTGTACCCCAAAACGCTTCTCCATCAACTTAGTTTTATGGTTAATGAATATGCAGCTTTACCTCTGAATTCATTTTTGGGTACTTTTCATATTTTTGTGTGCACTTCTTTTCAACTTCAACCCCGTTCATAGAGTATAAACCAAAACCAAATAGGCATGACTCATAACCAAAAAATATCAACATTCAACACCATCCCTGAATCATAGTTACAAGTACTCTTATTCAAGCACTTCAGAGTAGTACCAAATTTCATTTGAAGCATTTGGCTACTGTTATGAGAAATGTCATTCATTGTAAGTTGAATTGGCCAATTATCAATATCATCTTTGAGCTTAATGTTGAGATCCTGCAGaataaaattttaatcaaattcTAACGCGGATGGACCTGAGTAGCCGTGAGTTCATTGTTGCTTAATGTAGAATGGTCACCAACCACATCTCTCTCAATAAAGAACCCTGGCTTCTTTGGCTGAGGTAGTTCCCATTCACTACTCAGCATCATAAGCACATATGACATGCTTGGTCGATCTTCTGGATTTCGTTGCACACATAGCAAACCGACATGAATTGTTCTTATGACTTCTGTCAAATTAATTGAGTCTCTGATCGATGCATCAACTATTTCTAAGCACTTGTCTTCGGCTAGAAGTGTCCATGCCTGTATATATATCCAGGTATTTAGATATTGTGATAACAACAATTAGATATTGTCTAATGAGACTAATTTGACTAGATAGATGATGCTACTTGATtagaaatataaataaatattaggaGCAAATGAAAAATTAATTCTTACATCTGCAAGAAGATTAAAGTAGTCGTCAATATCGATGAATCCTTTATTTCGCTTCCCACTAACGATTTCTAATATTAGTACACCAAAGCTATAGACATCAGATTTCGTTGAGTACAGCCCACCAACTATGTACTCTGGTGATAGATAGCCACTGCACAAAACATCAACATACAATTTCAAATCAAGAAAAAATGATCTTATTCATTCTTATCAACATGTCATATAATTGCTTACTTAGCCACTTACTAAGTTCCAACAATATGTCTTGTATTTGCTTcgctttcatttcctacaaagCTTCTTGCTGTTCCAAAGTCCGAGATTTTAGGATTCAATTCATCATCTAACAAAACATTCCCAGCCTTGAGATCTCTATGAACTATTCTATGTCTTGAATCTTGATGAAGATAAAGAAGACCTCTGGCAATCCCATTGATGATACAAAAACGCTTTGGCCAATCTAGTAGCTTTCCCTTCTCACAGTCTATTTTAAAGAAAATGAGTTGGACTAATATTCTAATGAGGTTTTAAGAGTTGCATAATCATTCTTAAATGAAAAGAAGAGCACCCTAGTAGCCTTACTAAATTCCTGTGCTGAAGTTTGGAAACATGCATAACTTCATTTTTGAACTCTTCGAATCCTTGGCTTGAATTCTTCGAAAGCCTCTTGACAGCTATTTCCTGTCCATCTTCCAAGATACCCTGGGAGTTATAACCATTTGTAAGTTGCAAAATATTCGTCTTTAACATGACATAAATGTAACCATTTCAGAAGAGTTATAACCATTCTAGGATATATAATTTTTGGGGAAAATTTTTTCTGGAAGCTCAACAGAGAAATGATGATAAATTTAGAACCTGACAATCAGCTAATTGTTCAATGTATCCTTTCTCTAACTTTTCCAATGCATAAAGCATATTCATGTTTTAAGGGTGCCATTAgcataagaaagaaaaaggatcTTCTTGGGGCTATCAGGAAATCTTTATATACATAAATAAAGATGAGACTATATATTTCAAACGGTGGCATGCAAACAATAGAGGTTTTATAGGCTCTCAAGTTATATATTCCCATTCTTTTTTAAATGGTTCTTCCAATACTTTACTTCGCTTCATCCCATAGGTTACTGGCTGCATGACTTTTTTTCATCAAATTTGTGTTtctaataattatttttgtagCATACAAAAGTAAGATTCATAGCATTATTTAGACAAGGAAAGTCAATAAGTGAATCTtgtaaaaaacaaaaagcaaaatttATCAAGAATATGATGCATTCTAGACAGGGATGACAACGTTTTTCCATTTGATTACCTTATAAACTGGTCCAAAACCACCTCTCCCTAATAAGTTGTCAGCTGAAAaattgtttgttgcagaagtaaCCGTATTTATATCAAATAAGGGCAATTCTAGATCTTCCTCATCGTGCTGACAATCATCtgattctctttcttcttttatctttccTGCATAGTAGCATGAAATGTATAAACAAGCTCAGTGTTCCATGCTCCTATAAATTTTGctctatataaattttaaaactaaaaaatagatATATGAAGTATAACTACCAATTTAACTCTTTCTGTTATAGACTTTTGTTGATCTGCCTTGAAGGCCTTTGAAATTACTCAATAATCAAGAATCAAACAATGAGAATTAGTTAACTACCTTTCTTACGCATCTCCCATCTATAAATAATGATGGTCAAGCATAAGATCAAAATTCCAGAAGACAACACCCAGATTATGGCAGTGGtaatcttttgcttctttttcttgaacTTCGGCAATCTTTTTCGCACAATTGCTTCTAAGTAATGTTcggtttaaaaaaataataataagaaaaaaaaaataaaggacaAGGTTAGAAATGACAGAAGATGAAATGTTTATGAAAGAGCAACatgtaaaaaaagaagaaaagcttCAGACCGGATGAGATAGTTTAGTACCTACATCTTTCCCTGCCATCTTTACATAAATATCTTCAGATGCAGTCATCACTTTCATATCCATCAGCTTTCCAAACCAAAGTAAACAACCATTTGAATTTGGCCCTTTACTGACATCCAAAGCTGCATAAGCCGTACAAGAGCAGTTTTTCAAGCACAAAATCCTACAATCCTCAAAACTCATACTTGTATTAAACCAAGTTCCTTTTGTGTCTGGTAATTTTAGCCCTGAAAACTTCACAAACCCATCTGAGTTATTGCAACTTAATGAGGTTCTCCTAACACAACCACTTGATGAGTCAATAGTATTCTGCACAAATCCATCTAAGCATCCACACATTGGAAAATGGTTTGTATCACAACTAGCATATGCTCCACATTTTCCATAATAATCACAGTCATCCACCGGTATGTGCGAAACTGTGGTCCAACCTGTATTTCCACCACTCCAACTTCTCCGCTGGCTGAATCCATCCATTGCTATCTGCAGCCTCTGATGAACTGAACTATCAACACTCCAATATACAATATACACCTCTTCCTCATTAGAAATCATGCTAAATCTGAATACAGACTCATTTTTCAATTGAGGTGCCCCACTAA
The DNA window shown above is from Arachis ipaensis cultivar K30076 chromosome B08, Araip1.1, whole genome shotgun sequence and carries:
- the LOC107612463 gene encoding G-type lectin S-receptor-like serine/threonine-protein kinase At4g27290; this encodes MIPFNSPKHFRTIESGSYKLYITKIMQNKKDLWFWSILFSFILRNSTSLDNITPVQSITDGETLISSGGTFELGFYSPGNSKGRYLGIWYHNISPQVVVWVANREKPLNNTSGVLKLTGEGLVVLINGSTNSSVVWSSNMSSKAGEKRNPIAQLLESGNLVVKDGDHFLWQSFDYPCDTFVPGMKVGWDLGTSLERTLSSSKSTDDPGRGDYTVRIDLRGDPQIVLMHGNATTIRVGPWNGLIFSGATLYLRYNQFSSQFVFNEKEVFARFRPENTSKYIRGVVYPWGGVQVLHWSIQTRGWETLISIPEAECDKYAICGANSICSTTPTPVCSCLEGFAPKYPGKWKESDWSDGCVRITPLSCSRDGFKKVTGIVLPDTSASWYNRTMNLLECKEFCLKNCSYTAYSDLDIRDGGSGCLIWFHDLVDNRQGSHDFYIRIGVTQNCLYRIGR